The DNA window TTGCTTTCCATATTCCGCGCCCAGGCTTCAAAAGGCCGCGCCAGTTGCCGGTCCCAGTCGGCTGGGAATTGCAGTTGCAGCCGGTTGATCTGATTATTGAGCGAGTCGGCCCCGCGCCGGAGTTCGTACTGCCAGCCCGGCCCGCTGTTGGGTGTCGAGCGTTTGCCCCGCCACACATATACATCGTTTTTGCGTCGCTGCGCGCCCGCCGTGCTACGCTCGCGGGTAACGCTCCGGCTCCCCTTGCCGTCTTCCACGATGATCGTCAGTTGCTGGTCGCCACCGGTTTTCTGGCGGGCGGCTTTCAGCGAATCGACCAGTTTGGTTACCATCCGGTCGCGTTCAGGGTCTTTCATGCCGTCGGTGCGGTAGGTGCGCTCCGTCTCGCGGACTTCGTTGCCATCGCGCTCGATAATCTGCACATGAATTTCGTCAGGTGAGGCAGATGGGGTTTTGGCTTTCTGTGCATAAGCGCTGCCACCGACAGTGGCCAGCGTTACCAGCATCAGGCTGAGCCAGCGAGTGGGGAAATGGTGTTTTTTCATTGGTACTGCGTGTTTAGTAAGCGAAAGATTCTGGTCTGAACCAACTGAATGCCGGGCTGTTAAAGTTTGTTAACGCGCCCGTGTTCGGTTGCGGCAGTTCGTACTTTTACCTGAACCACCCCGTTTGGTTAGCCTATAGATGCTGTAAAAAAGGGAAGGTTGCATTCGGCGTAAAAAAATGTCAAGACAACGCATACGCTGGATCGTCGCACTGATGGCTATCGGACTGCTGGGCCTGATTGGGTTGCAGTCGTACTGGATCAGTAGTGCGCTCGAACTCCAGAAAAAACAGTTCGATTACAAGATTACCGATGCCCTACAGGAAGTGGTGCGGACGCTCGAGCGGCAGGAAATTCTGTATCTGACCCGGCAGCGAATCCAGACCCGCGAGAAGCAGGAGCGGCTGATGGCTATTTCACGCAAAAACGAACTGACCAAAACAACCGAAACCGCGTCGGCTGATGCCACGCGGCAGATGGTACCTACGGCTGCGACGGCGCAGAAGCAACTCGCCGATCGGCAAACGCGGCGGCTGACGGGCAGGCGCAACCACAGCGTGCCTAACGCCGGGGGGATGGTCGTCCAGTCTGACGTGTTGCACCCAATGGTTCAGCCGCTGACGCCCGAACAGGCAGCCGTAGTCGAAGCGTTTTTCCGGCAACAGGACGAATTGATGGCCGTGGGCGACTGGCAAACCCAGTTGGTGCAGCAACAACAGTTCAGTCAGTGGCTCGATGGGCAGATGGTCGCCGAGATAGACCATATCAACGAGCAGGTGGCCGAAAAAAAGCGGCACAGCGATTCGGTCTACAATCATCGGCGTGTACTGGCAAAGCGCGAAAAACAGCGCGAAGCTGCGAAATCTATGCCCGACTCAGCGCATCTCGTCAGCCGCCCGGCGAGTATGAGCAGCAGCCAGGCTAACGAGCAGACCCGCTGGATCAAAGACGTGCTGAATGGGCTGATGCTGTCGGACCGGCCCATCGAAGACCGGGTGAACCGGTTGGTGCTCGATACGCTGCTGCGACAGACTTTGCAGGACCGGGGCATCAACATTCCGTTTGCGTTTGGCGTACGGACCAAAGCACAGCCCACGTTTCTGTTTACATCGGCCGGGATGGATACGCAGCACTTCAACGAGAGCGGCTATCGGGCGGTGTTGTTTCCGAACAACATGATCGAAACCGGCAACTATCTGTACGTGTATTTCCCGACGCAGCGCGAGTTTATCCTGAACCAGCTCGGCTTCACACTGGGCGCGTCGGTGCTGCTGATTGCCGTTATTCTGGCTTGTTTCTACATCGCGATAAACACCATCGTGCAGCAGAAAAAACTGGCCGACATCAAGAATGACTTCATCAACAACATGACCCACGAGTTCAAAACGCCCATTTCGACCATCTCACTGGCGGCCGAAATGGCGCAGGAGCAGGTGGGGCGAAGCACCAGCGATACGCCGGGTATGAACGAACGCGTCGGGCGGTACATGAACATCATCCGCGACGAAACCCGGCGGCTGGGGTCGCACGTCGAGAAAGTGCTGCAAATGGCGCTGCTGGATCGGGGGAGATCAGGCTCAAACTGTCGCCGGTCAACGTACACGACGTGATTGAGAAGGTGCTTAACAACATCGGCATTCAGATTGAGCAGCGCGGGGGCGAGGTCGACCTGTCGTTCGACGCCGATCAGGAAGTGATCGAAGCCGACGAACTCCACGTGACCAACATCCTGTACAACCTGCTCGACAACGCCCTGAAATATTCGCCCGACACGCCCAAGATCGGTATCAAAACGGCCAGCCTGCCCGAGGGCGTCAGTATCACCGTCAGCGACCACGGCTTGGGCATGACCAAAGAGCAGGTCAGCCGGATTTTCGAGAAATTCTACCGCGTCCCGACGGGCAACCGCCACGACGTGAAAGGCTTCGGCCTGGGCCTGAGCTACGTCAAAAAGATGGTCGACGAGCACCACGGCCAGATTCTGGTCGAGAGCCAACCCAATAAAGGCAGCACCTTCGAAGTAATCTTACCATATAAAGTGTTGAATGATTGAGTGATAGAATGATTGAATAGGCTGACGCGAACAATTCAATCATTCTATCATTCACCAATTCACTCATTGACCCATGCCTACCATTCTCCTTGTTGAAGACGACCCCAACCTGGGCCAGCTGGTGCAGGAATTTCTGACGCTGAAAGGCTTCGATACCGACCGCGTGACCGACGGGAATCAGGGCTTGCAGCAGTTCATGGCTGGTCAGTACGACCTCTGTATTTTCGACGTGATGATGCCCAAGAAAGACGGCTTTACACTGGCGAAGGAAGTCCGTATGGCCGGTCGCGATGTGCCGATTATTTTCCTGACCGCCAAGTCGATGCAGGAGGATACCATTCAGGGATTTCGCGCCGGGGCCGACGACTACATCACCAAGCCGTTCAGCATGGAAGAACTGCTGCTGCGGATTCAGGCCATTCTCCGGCGTTACCAGCGTTCGGGCGACACCCCCGGCGACCCGTCGACTTATCAGATCGGCAGCTTCTCGTTCGACTACCCGCACCAGTTGCTGACCCACAACGGCACCCCGCAGAAACTAACCAGTAAGGAATCGGAGTTACTAAAACTACTGGCGCAGAACCTCAATCAGCCCGTCAGCCGTAGCTTTGCGCTGAAAATGGTCTGGGGCGACGATTCGTATTTCAACGCCCGGAGCATGGACGTGTACATCACCAAACTCCGTAAATACCTCAAAGAGGACGCCACCGTTCAACTGGTCAACGTCCACGGCGAAGGTTTCAAACTTATTGTCTAGCGATTGAGTGATAGAATGATTGAGTGATTGAATGTACTGAGGTGCGCCAACCAATTCAATCATTCTATCACTCGATAATTCAGTTAATTATGAACATCATCCGTCGTCCGCGCCGGAGCCGTCAGTCGGCGGTGTTGCGCGATATGGTACAGGAAACGCGGCTGTCTGTCACCGATTTCATTTTGCCGCTCTTCGTCACCGAAGGGCAGAACGTCCGCACCGAAGTCTCGTCGATGCCCGGTATCTACCGGCACTCGCTCGATTTAATTCTCGATGAAGTGCAGGAATGCATGGATCTGGGCGTCAAAACGTTCGATCTGTTTCCCAACATCGCCGAGGAAAAGAAAGACAAGTACGCGACTGAAAGCCACAACCCCGACGGACTGTACCTACGCACGATCCGGGCTATCAAAGACCGCTTCCCCGATTGCGTCGTGATGACCGACGTGGCGATGGACCCCTACAGTTCAGACGGGCACGACGGCGTGGTGGAAAACGGCAAAATCCTGAACGACCCGACGCTCGAAGTACTGGGTAAAATGGCGCTCGCGCAGGCCGAGGCCGGTGCCGATATGGTTGGCCCGTCGGACATGATGGACGGACGCGTCGGGTACA is part of the Spirosoma rhododendri genome and encodes:
- a CDS encoding T9SS type A sorting domain-containing protein, whose translation is MKKHHFPTRWLSLMLVTLATVGGSAYAQKAKTPSASPDEIHVQIIERDGNEVRETERTYRTDGMKDPERDRMVTKLVDSLKAARQKTGGDQQLTIIVEDGKGSRSVTRERSTAGAQRRKNDVYVWRGKRSTPNSGPGWQYELRRGADSLNNQINRLQLQFPADWDRQLARPFEAWARNMESKPSSVRGLDVFPNNPDKEQLNIRFTAPAKGDVLIVVTNPKGKEVARREIKDFSGEYVGQISLSRKAEGTYFVTVTQNEDGAVKRVVVN
- a CDS encoding response regulator transcription factor, whose amino-acid sequence is MPTILLVEDDPNLGQLVQEFLTLKGFDTDRVTDGNQGLQQFMAGQYDLCIFDVMMPKKDGFTLAKEVRMAGRDVPIIFLTAKSMQEDTIQGFRAGADDYITKPFSMEELLLRIQAILRRYQRSGDTPGDPSTYQIGSFSFDYPHQLLTHNGTPQKLTSKESELLKLLAQNLNQPVSRSFALKMVWGDDSYFNARSMDVYITKLRKYLKEDATVQLVNVHGEGFKLIV
- the hemB gene encoding porphobilinogen synthase, which encodes MNIIRRPRRSRQSAVLRDMVQETRLSVTDFILPLFVTEGQNVRTEVSSMPGIYRHSLDLILDEVQECMDLGVKTFDLFPNIAEEKKDKYATESHNPDGLYLRTIRAIKDRFPDCVVMTDVAMDPYSSDGHDGVVENGKILNDPTLEVLGKMALAQAEAGADMVGPSDMMDGRVGYIRAVLDNAGYDQVAIMSYCAKYASAFYGPFRDALASAPKFGDKKTYQMNPANSREALVEAQLDIEEGADFLMVKPALAYLDIIKLLHDSFDLPIAAYNVSGEYAMIKAAAQNGWLDGERAMLESLLAIKRAGASVILTYFAKEAARLL